GATTATATTACGCCATGCCCTGCCTTAGCAAAGTCCATACCATAGCGCTTCCTCCATAATGACCTTCGCCACCAATTTTTCTGAAATATTTAGTTTATTGATATATAATTTTTGATTTCCTGCATCAAAAAACCACCATATTATATTGGCCCAAAACATCCACATTTAATTTTTTAGTTTTTATTTAATAAATTTTTAGTTCAAATTGGCAAAATTCGTCCCCCAATCCTGCACAGTGAGTTTCTATCGCTTGAACTTTTTTATTAAAAATTTTTTCCAAGCATCCTGCAATCAATCCTCCTTCAAAATGACATAATGTTTCCCCACATTCTGGCAATCCGTTACAACATATACATTCATTAACTCTAATTTGCAATGGATTTTCTCCGACTATCTCTAACATTCCTATTTTGTGATCCTTGCAAAATATAATAACCTCTTCGACAGTTTTTGGATTCAATTCATGCCCCAATTTTTTGCCCGCTTCATAAACTATTTCATAATGTTCTTTCCCTACTGATTTTTTCAAATCCATAAATCTAACTAACCTAAAAACTGTAATATCTATATTCCTACCGAACTCTTTTCTATGTGATGTTGAAAGCTGGTTTATATCATATTTTGGCATGTTATCACACTATACTGGTTTTAATGATGTATCGCGCCATTATATAGTTATCGCAAATATATAATGGTATCGTTTTTTTAATAGTGTAAAAAATAATAATATAAATTATAAAAAAAAACGGTTTTTAAAAACCCAATATTCATAAAAAAATATTATTAAAAAATATTATTATTTATTATTTTGTCCCAATTTAATAAATTCGTCAAACAAAAACATGGCATCATGAGGTCCAGGAGCTGCCTCCGGGTGATATTGAACACATAGTAAATTATCTCCTTTAAGTCCTTCCACAGTATTATCATTTAGATTTATCGAATTAATACTAATTCCTTCTTTTGATATGTTTTCTGATGCATATCCATGATTCTGAGATGTTATATATACTAATCCATTTTCTTCCACTGGCTGGTTTCCTCCCCTATGTCCAAACTTCATTTTATAAGTTTTTCCACCCAATGCTAAGGATATAATTTGATGTCCTAAACAAATTCCTGTAATTGGTATTTTTCCAAGGAGCTCCTTTACAATATTTACAGTATCTTCCATATTATCTGGGTCGCCGGGACCATTTGATACCAGTACAAAATTAGCACCATAATTTAATATTTCCTTAGCAGGGGTATTATATGGCACCTGTATCACAGTGCAATTTCTTTCCAACAGGCAGTCGATTATACTTGTTTTAACTCCGCAATCAATTAAAACACATTTTGATATTTCTTTATCGTCTTCTACCTTATGGATTATTGTTTCTTTTGTAGATACATTAGGCACCAAATCAATTTCCGATAAATCTTTATGATTTTTAGCCATTTCCACATATTTATTTATGTCATTTTCGTTTATTGGTTCTGTTGAAGTTTTTAAAAGTGCCTTTACAACTCCTTTTGACCTAATTCTTTTTGTAATAAATCTTGTGTCAATATCACTTATTCCGGGAATATTGTATTCTTTTAAGAAATTATCTAATTTTTCACTGGTCATATCTTTTACAACAAATCCTTCGGCTTTTATTCCATCAGATTCGAACCATTCTTCATCTACTCCATAGTTTCCTTCCAATGGATAAGTCATTGTTATTATTTGACCACTATATGATGGGTCTGTTAGAATTTCCACATATCCGGTCATACAGGTATTAAATACTAATTCTCCTAAAACTTCGCCTTCTGCACCGAATCCTTTTCCTTTTAAAAATGTCCCGTCTTCTAAAACTAATATTCCATACATATAATCCACCAAAAAATTGTATAATAAATATAAAATTTATAAAATTATAAATTAGTATAAAAAACCATATAGTCAATCTTCGAACAATTTTCCGTACCGCATAGTTGAAGAATAATATATAATATATAAAATCTCTTTGAGATTTTACTTAATAATTTGAGACGGATAAGGAACAGTTATTGAAGATTAACTATAATTATAAATATATTAAATATATAATATGTCCAAATGTTATTTTATTACATTATATAATACTATTTATCATACTATTGTTTTTATATTTTGTTATATATATCTACACAATAAATAATACAAAAATATATAGAATATGGTAAATCGACAAATACCATATATATTATTATATATTTTATTATATTATGTTAATTAATATGTCTAATCTAAAACAATTAAATTTATTAGGTGATTTTATGCCAAAAATACTTATAACCGATTCAATTCATGATGATGCCGTGGAATTATTAAAACAGGCAGGAACTGTGGAAGTGGCGACAGACCTCACTGTTGAAGAATTAAAAGAAAAAATAAAGGATGCTGATGCACTTGTAATAAGAAGTGGAACAAAAGCAACAAAAGAAATAATTGATGCTGCGGATAATTTAAAAGTAATTGCTAGGGCTGGTGTTGGCGTTGATAATGTTGATTTAACAGCAGCAACAGAAAAAGGAATTATTGTTGTTAATTCACCAGATGCTTCTTCAATTTCAGTTGCAGAATTGGCCTTGGGTTTAATGCTTTCTTCGGCAAGAAATATACCTCAGGCTACGGCATCATTAAAAAGAGGAGAATGGGACAGAAAATCATTCAAAGGTATGGAGCTCTACGGAAAAACTCTCGGTATTATTGGATTAGGTAGAATTGGACAGCAAATAGCAAAAAGAGCGGAAGCTTTTGGAATGACTGTTGTAGCTTATGACCCATATATACCTGTGGAAGTTGCTAAAAATATGGGCATCGAACTTATGGAAGTAAATGATTTATGTAAAGTTAGTGATTTTATAACTCTTCATGTTCCATTAACTCCAAAAACAAAACATATGATCGGAAAAGAACAAATTTCATTAATGAAACCAAATACAATTATTGTAAATTGTGCAAGAGGCGGACTTATTGATGAAGAAGCCCTATATGATGCCATAAACAATAAAAAAATAGGAGGAGCCGGACTAGATGTATTTGAGGAAGAACCACCAAAAGATAATCCATTATTAACACTTGATAAATTTATAGGGACTCCTCACCAAGGAGCTTCAACGGTAGAAGCTCAAAAAAGTGCTGGAACTGTGGTAGCTGAACAGGTTGTAAAAATATTGGCTGGAAAACCTGCGGATAATATAGTAAATCTCCCAAGAATGCCAACAGATAAAATGAACAAATTAAATCCATATATGGCACTTGCTGAAAAAATGGGGAATATGATTATACAGCTTCTCGATAAATCCGTTGAAAAAGTAGAATTAACATATAGTGGCGAATTAGCATCAGAGGATACAGAAATGGTAAAAAGGTCATTCTTAATGGGCTTATTATCTCCAATATTACTTGCAGGTGTTAATTTGGTAAATGCTCCAACCATAGCCAAAAATAGAAATATAAAAATCGTAGAGGGAACACTTTCAGAGTGCGAATATGGAAGTAGCATAAAAATAAAAGCAGAAGGAAAAGAAGAATGTATATCATTGGTGGGCTCACTTGTTGAAGGAGCTCCTGTGCTCAAAGAAATAAACAACTATAAAATAGATATAAAACCAGAAGGTATTGTTTGTGTAATTAAACATATGGATAAACCAGGAATAATAGGAAAAGCGAGCACACTATTGGGAGATTATGGAGTAAATATTGCAGGAATGCAAGTTGGAAGACAAGAACCAGGAGGAGAAAGTGTTATGGTTCTTAATTTAGACCATGTTATCACAGAGGAAGTGATAAGTAAATTAAAAAATATTGATAATATAATAGATGCTAAAATAATTAAGTTATAATTAACAATTATTTTTAATTTTTTTATGAATATATGGGGGAGCTCCGAAATTAATTATTTAATTATATTATTTTATTTATAGTCTATCTTCGGTCTTTTTCAATAAATCGCCCCCTATTAAAGCTAAAATCTCTATATTACAAATAAATGAAGAAATTCATAATAAGTATGACGGATAAGGGACAGTTATTGAACTTACTATATTTTCTACAAAATCTAAGATTTTTGAATTCCAGAGAAATGGTGGTATTATTAATGAAATAATTGCAGGACTTCTTATTGCTCTTATGTATGGCGTAGGCACATTTTTAGCAAAAATAGTTTCTGAAAAGGACCCACTATTGCAATGGATAATTGTAAATATTTTAGGCATTATATTTTGTATATTTATTATTATAAAATACCCTCAAAAATTACAACTTCTCCAAGGAGATATTTTATTATATGGAATTGCATCTGCAATACTGATACTACTTGGGAGCTTATTATTATATTATTCGCTACATAGTGGAAGAGCAAGTATAGTCGTAACCTTGTCTGCGATAGGTCCAGCTATTACCATGATATTAGCCATAGTTTTTTTAAAGGAACAGGTATCTAATTTGCAGATATTTGGGATAATATTGATAATTATAGGTATTATTTTTATTTCAATGAATTCATACAAAATTTAATTATTACTCCAATTCCACAATCCAATTTTACTATCTTTTGCTTTTTGCTCATGCTCTAAAAATTTACTTTTTAATTCAAAATTGCTAATATATACCCTAGCATAACCATTTTTTACAAGTTCTTCATTGAAATTAACATTGTCTACATAGATATATGCCAAATATCTTCCATATCTATCTTTTTTTTGTGATTTTCCATCAAATACTACTATTACTGTTTTATTATCCAACATATTTTTTGCATATTTTGTTGCCTTTTTACCCCATATTTTTAAATAAGTAATATTTGTTATTGGTCTGCCATCGCCCATAATATATTCACTAGGTTTATTTTTTATATATGTTTCAGGAGTATCCACACCCAATAGTCTTATTCTATATTTAGTTCCATTTTTTAACATTACATCGACAGTATCTCCATCAACGACTTTTACTATTTTTCCTTCAAACTGTTCATTGGGAGTATTATAATAATTATAATTATATTCTTTATCCGATAAACATCCTGAAATCATAGTTAGCAATAATGCCGATATTAATATAATAGCATATTTTTTAATAATATCACCGTTCATATTTTATGAATATATATTCAAAATAGAAGCATATTTATATTAGTAATATCTTATCTTATTGTCAAATGTGAGAATTATATATTACAATATTAAACAGCATACCTAATTACATGCAATTAATATATATGCAATAAAAGGCAAAAATTGTGTCCCTAAACACACACCATATATTATATTTTATATTATATAGGTCATATATTTACTATTCGTCCGTCATACCTTAAAAAAATAATCTATTAAATTCTGGTGAAATAGATGAAAAATATGTCTTTAATATATGAATATATTGCAGAAAAATTTATAATGCTTTTCGCAATGTTTTCAAGTTTTGTCATATTGGCAATTATTGTATTTTTAATAACCAATGGATTACCAACATTTTCCACAGTTAGTCCGATTGATTTTATATTTGGGACAAAATGGGACCCATATAATGGATTATATGGAATTTTTCCAATGATAATGGGAACCGTCCTTGTAACACTTTTAGCATTGGTTTTTGCCGTACCCCTGGGAGTGGGTTGTGCCATATTTTTATCAGAATTAGCACCAAACTGGGCTCAAAAAATATTGCGACCGTCAATTGAAATTCTTGTGGCAATACCCTCAGTAGTATATGGATTCGTAGGTATGGTTTTACTTGTTCCATTTATAAGGGAAACCTTTAATGTAAATCCGGGGTTTAGCTGGCTTGCGGCATCTATTATATTGGCAATTATGATAATTCCAACCATTACAGCAATATCCGAAGATGCTTTGAGTTCAGTGCCAAGAGCATTAAAAGAAGGAAGCCTTGCCCTTGGAAGCACAAGATGGCAAACAATAAAAAAAGTACTAATTCCTGCATCTATTAGTGGTATTATGTCAGGAATTATATTGGGAATGGGTAGGGCAATAGGTGAAACCATGGCAGTTTTAATGGTTGCAGGTAATTGGGCATTGGTCCCACACTCAGTATTTGACCCAGTTAGGCCACTAACGGCACATATCGTATTAAATATTAAAGAGGCTGTCGCAGGAAGTGCCATTTATTATTCGATGTTTGCAACGGGTATGGTATTATTTATTATAATTATGATATTAAATTTATTGTCCCAATATCTTGATAAAAAATATAGAATCAAATGGGAGTGAACTACTCCAACCTTACGGACGGAGCTTCCTGCTTCCGACCCGTAGTCTCCACAGGCGTCACTTCGGACTGTCCCAGCCCTAGGCTACCTTTTCTTTTCGGTAGCAATAAATATTGTGAGAATAGTTATATAAATAATCTTCGGCTTTCATCCCCCCCCTTACGGAAGGGGACTTCTCGCCGAAACAAGTTAAATATTTTATTATTAAAATTAAAATTTTATTAACTGTATTCATTTAAAAAATAAAATGATACAAAATAATAATGCAATATAATACAAAATAATAATACAAAAATAATGATATATCAAATATATGAATTATATTACTATAAGGTGAAACCTTGAATCATTCTCAAAAATCAAAAATTGAGGAAAAAATTGTATTTTCATTGCTATATCTTTTTGGACTTTCAGTGATAGGTATCTTATTCATTATTGTAGGATATTTATTTTACAT
The window above is part of the Methanococcus aeolicus Nankai-3 genome. Proteins encoded here:
- a CDS encoding V4R domain-containing protein, producing the protein MPKYDINQLSTSHRKEFGRNIDITVFRLVRFMDLKKSVGKEHYEIVYEAGKKLGHELNPKTVEEVIIFCKDHKIGMLEIVGENPLQIRVNECICCNGLPECGETLCHFEGGLIAGCLEKIFNKKVQAIETHCAGLGDEFCQFELKIY
- the carA gene encoding glutamine-hydrolyzing carbamoyl-phosphate synthase small subunit — its product is MYGILVLEDGTFLKGKGFGAEGEVLGELVFNTCMTGYVEILTDPSYSGQIITMTYPLEGNYGVDEEWFESDGIKAEGFVVKDMTSEKLDNFLKEYNIPGISDIDTRFITKRIRSKGVVKALLKTSTEPINENDINKYVEMAKNHKDLSEIDLVPNVSTKETIIHKVEDDKEISKCVLIDCGVKTSIIDCLLERNCTVIQVPYNTPAKEILNYGANFVLVSNGPGDPDNMEDTVNIVKELLGKIPITGICLGHQIISLALGGKTYKMKFGHRGGNQPVEENGLVYITSQNHGYASENISKEGISINSINLNDNTVEGLKGDNLLCVQYHPEAAPGPHDAMFLFDEFIKLGQNNK
- the serA gene encoding phosphoglycerate dehydrogenase translates to MPKILITDSIHDDAVELLKQAGTVEVATDLTVEELKEKIKDADALVIRSGTKATKEIIDAADNLKVIARAGVGVDNVDLTAATEKGIIVVNSPDASSISVAELALGLMLSSARNIPQATASLKRGEWDRKSFKGMELYGKTLGIIGLGRIGQQIAKRAEAFGMTVVAYDPYIPVEVAKNMGIELMEVNDLCKVSDFITLHVPLTPKTKHMIGKEQISLMKPNTIIVNCARGGLIDEEALYDAINNKKIGGAGLDVFEEEPPKDNPLLTLDKFIGTPHQGASTVEAQKSAGTVVAEQVVKILAGKPADNIVNLPRMPTDKMNKLNPYMALAEKMGNMIIQLLDKSVEKVELTYSGELASEDTEMVKRSFLMGLLSPILLAGVNLVNAPTIAKNRNIKIVEGTLSECEYGSSIKIKAEGKEECISLVGSLVEGAPVLKEINNYKIDIKPEGIVCVIKHMDKPGIIGKASTLLGDYGVNIAGMQVGRQEPGGESVMVLNLDHVITEEVISKLKNIDNIIDAKIIKL
- a CDS encoding EamA family transporter; the encoded protein is MINEIIAGLLIALMYGVGTFLAKIVSEKDPLLQWIIVNILGIIFCIFIIIKYPQKLQLLQGDILLYGIASAILILLGSLLLYYSLHSGRASIVVTLSAIGPAITMILAIVFLKEQVSNLQIFGIILIIIGIIFISMNSYKI
- the ecnA gene encoding calcium-activated nuclease EcnA, with amino-acid sequence MNGDIIKKYAIILISALLLTMISGCLSDKEYNYNYYNTPNEQFEGKIVKVVDGDTVDVMLKNGTKYRIRLLGVDTPETYIKNKPSEYIMGDGRPITNITYLKIWGKKATKYAKNMLDNKTVIVVFDGKSQKKDRYGRYLAYIYVDNVNFNEELVKNGYARVYISNFELKSKFLEHEQKAKDSKIGLWNWSNN
- the pstC gene encoding phosphate ABC transporter permease subunit PstC gives rise to the protein MKNMSLIYEYIAEKFIMLFAMFSSFVILAIIVFLITNGLPTFSTVSPIDFIFGTKWDPYNGLYGIFPMIMGTVLVTLLALVFAVPLGVGCAIFLSELAPNWAQKILRPSIEILVAIPSVVYGFVGMVLLVPFIRETFNVNPGFSWLAASIILAIMIIPTITAISEDALSSVPRALKEGSLALGSTRWQTIKKVLIPASISGIMSGIILGMGRAIGETMAVLMVAGNWALVPHSVFDPVRPLTAHIVLNIKEAVAGSAIYYSMFATGMVLFIIIMILNLLSQYLDKKYRIKWE